One Nocardioides oleivorans DNA segment encodes these proteins:
- a CDS encoding ATP-dependent DNA helicase UvrD2 has product MLEALDPEQRQVAEALRGPVRVLAGAGTGKTRAVTHRIAHGVAEGVYAPTEVLALSFTTRAAGEMRERLRALGAPGVQARTFHSAALRQLRFFWPRVHNRELPELTDSKLGMVALAARRQRLGVDQATLRDLASEIEWAKVSNVSPETYAAIARQRGRHVSGMDPEVVARAFDGYEEVKRGQGRMDMEDVLLFGAGLLADNEAVAAQVRRQYKWFVVDEFQDVSPLQHALLDLWLGGRDELCVVGDPAQTIYSFAGADARYLREFTQRHPSATSVELVRNYRSTPEVVAAANVLLAGTSSKGVDLVAQRPSGARITYREAADEVAEADAVADRVAALRADGTPASRMAVLLRINAQSERFEEALAARGLPYVVRGAARFFDRAEVRQAITLVRGAARGGEAAGPVAESVVAVLSQMGHSTDPPEGRGEVRNRWESLQALVDLAADFGRERPEASVGDFVDDLDRRASEQHAPVADAVTLATIHSAKGLEWDAVFVAGMHEKMMPISQAQTPAEIEEERRLLYVAMTRARDELTVSWATAREPGGRSNRGSSPFLATLLDGAPGVSASHKERSKRNRAAMHCRECGKPLSNSREKKTGRCADCPASYDEALFEKLREWRLARAADDSVPAFVIFTDATLQLIAEHVPSDERGLRAISGVGPSKIAKYGDEVLALVAAEASSKAS; this is encoded by the coding sequence TTGCTCGAAGCGCTCGATCCCGAGCAGCGCCAGGTCGCCGAGGCGCTCCGAGGGCCGGTGCGGGTGCTGGCGGGCGCGGGCACCGGCAAGACCCGCGCCGTCACCCACCGCATCGCCCACGGCGTCGCCGAGGGGGTGTACGCGCCGACCGAGGTGCTGGCCCTGTCGTTCACCACGCGTGCAGCAGGCGAGATGCGCGAGCGGCTGCGGGCGCTCGGCGCCCCCGGCGTCCAGGCGCGGACGTTCCACTCGGCCGCGCTGCGCCAGCTGCGGTTCTTCTGGCCGCGGGTGCACAACCGCGAGCTCCCCGAGCTGACCGACTCCAAGCTCGGCATGGTGGCTCTGGCAGCCCGGCGCCAGCGCCTCGGCGTCGACCAGGCCACGCTCCGTGACCTCGCCAGCGAGATCGAGTGGGCGAAGGTCTCCAACGTCAGCCCCGAGACGTACGCCGCCATCGCGCGGCAGCGCGGCCGGCACGTCTCCGGGATGGATCCCGAGGTGGTCGCGCGCGCCTTCGACGGCTACGAGGAGGTCAAGCGGGGCCAGGGTCGGATGGACATGGAGGACGTGCTCCTCTTCGGCGCCGGTCTGCTGGCCGACAACGAGGCGGTCGCCGCGCAGGTGCGCCGGCAGTACAAGTGGTTCGTCGTCGACGAGTTCCAGGACGTCTCGCCGCTCCAGCACGCGCTCCTCGACCTCTGGCTCGGCGGCCGCGACGAGCTCTGCGTCGTCGGCGACCCGGCCCAGACGATCTACTCCTTCGCCGGTGCCGACGCGCGCTACCTCCGCGAGTTCACCCAGCGCCACCCGTCCGCGACGAGCGTGGAGCTGGTCCGCAACTACCGCTCCACGCCCGAGGTCGTCGCGGCCGCCAACGTCCTGCTCGCCGGCACGTCCAGCAAGGGCGTCGACCTGGTGGCCCAGCGTCCGTCGGGGGCCCGCATCACCTACCGCGAGGCGGCCGACGAGGTCGCCGAGGCCGACGCCGTCGCCGACCGGGTGGCCGCCCTGCGCGCCGACGGCACGCCCGCCAGCCGGATGGCGGTGCTGCTGCGCATCAACGCGCAGTCGGAGCGGTTCGAGGAGGCCCTCGCCGCACGCGGCCTGCCCTACGTCGTGCGCGGCGCCGCCCGCTTCTTCGACCGCGCCGAGGTGCGGCAGGCGATCACCCTCGTCCGGGGCGCCGCCCGCGGCGGCGAGGCGGCGGGCCCGGTCGCCGAGTCCGTCGTGGCCGTCCTGTCCCAGATGGGCCACTCGACCGATCCGCCCGAGGGCAGGGGAGAGGTCCGCAACCGCTGGGAGTCGCTGCAGGCGCTGGTCGACCTCGCCGCCGACTTCGGCCGCGAGCGGCCCGAGGCGAGCGTGGGCGACTTCGTCGACGACCTCGACCGACGGGCCAGCGAGCAGCACGCGCCGGTGGCCGACGCCGTCACGCTGGCGACCATCCACTCCGCCAAGGGCCTCGAGTGGGACGCCGTGTTCGTGGCGGGCATGCACGAGAAGATGATGCCGATCTCGCAGGCGCAGACGCCCGCCGAGATCGAGGAGGAGCGGCGCCTGCTCTACGTCGCGATGACCCGCGCCCGCGACGAGCTCACCGTCTCGTGGGCCACCGCGCGCGAGCCCGGCGGTCGCTCCAACCGCGGGAGCTCGCCCTTCCTGGCCACGCTCCTCGACGGTGCGCCCGGCGTCTCGGCGAGCCACAAGGAGCGCAGCAAGCGCAACCGGGCCGCGATGCACTGCCGCGAGTGCGGCAAGCCCCTGTCGAACTCGCGCGAGAAGAAGACCGGCCGCTGCGCCGACTGCCCCGCGTCCTACGACGAGGCGCTGTTCGAGAAGCTCCGGGAGTGGCGACTGGCCCGTGCCGCCGACGACAGCGTGCCGGCCTTCGTGATCTTCACCGACGCCACGCTCCAGCTCATCGCCGAGCACGTCCCCTCCGACGAGCGCGGGCTCCGCGCGATCAGCGGCGTGGGTCCGAGCAAGATCGCCAAGTACGGCGACGAGGTGCTCGCCCTGGTCGCGGCCGAGGCGTCCAGCAAGGCGTCCTGA
- a CDS encoding mycoredoxin, with amino-acid sequence MTFTMFSTPWCGYCHRLKSQLDREGIEFTMVDIEAEPEHALTVEQANGGNQTVPTLLFTDGSTLTNPSVAQVKAKLAALA; translated from the coding sequence ATGACCTTCACCATGTTCAGCACCCCGTGGTGCGGCTACTGCCACCGCCTCAAGAGCCAGCTCGACCGCGAGGGCATCGAGTTCACGATGGTCGACATCGAGGCCGAGCCGGAGCACGCGTTGACCGTCGAGCAGGCCAACGGCGGCAACCAGACCGTGCCGACGCTGCTGTTCACCGACGGCAGCACGCTCACCAACCCGTCGGTGGCGCAGGTCAAGGCCAAGCTGGCCGCCCTCGCGTGA
- the nudC gene encoding NAD(+) diphosphatase, with amino-acid sequence MTSDRLLPHVALSAHAHNRMGLRRTDDAWLTQRMADPGTQVLVVAGNRLRPVDGAVQWLPGDQAPEGTLVLLGDADDVVHVAVVVDPEDAPGEPDEWVPLRSVLTAVADRAPDQAPLLMHAIGLAEWHHATKFCPRCGGTLVSRAAGHELRCTQCDRAQFPRTDPAVIMAITHGEGDDEAILLGRNAAWPEGRWSTLAGFCEPGETLEDAVRREVDEEVGVRVGEVTYFGSQPWPLPASLMLGFTGKAVSTEIDVDGAEIAEARWWTRAEFEAAGRSGELAVPRGISISSSLIESWFGRPLDGPGWD; translated from the coding sequence GTGACCTCCGACCGCCTCCTCCCGCACGTCGCGCTCTCCGCCCACGCCCACAACCGGATGGGCCTGCGGCGCACCGACGACGCGTGGCTCACCCAGCGGATGGCCGACCCGGGGACGCAGGTGCTCGTCGTCGCCGGCAACCGGCTGCGGCCCGTCGACGGGGCGGTCCAGTGGCTGCCGGGTGACCAGGCTCCCGAGGGGACCCTCGTGCTGCTCGGCGACGCCGACGACGTGGTCCACGTCGCGGTGGTCGTCGACCCGGAGGACGCACCCGGCGAGCCGGACGAGTGGGTCCCGCTGCGGTCCGTGCTCACCGCCGTCGCGGACCGGGCACCCGACCAGGCGCCGCTCCTGATGCACGCGATCGGGCTCGCGGAGTGGCACCACGCGACGAAGTTCTGCCCGCGCTGCGGAGGCACGCTCGTCAGCCGTGCGGCCGGTCACGAGCTGCGCTGCACGCAGTGCGACCGGGCCCAGTTCCCGCGCACGGACCCGGCCGTGATCATGGCGATCACCCACGGCGAGGGCGACGACGAGGCGATCCTGCTCGGCCGCAACGCCGCGTGGCCCGAGGGCCGCTGGTCGACGCTCGCCGGCTTCTGCGAGCCGGGGGAGACGCTCGAGGACGCGGTGCGCCGCGAGGTCGACGAGGAGGTCGGCGTCCGGGTCGGGGAGGTGACCTACTTCGGCAGCCAGCCCTGGCCGCTGCCCGCGAGCCTCATGCTGGGCTTCACCGGCAAGGCGGTCAGCACCGAGATCGACGTCGACGGCGCCGAGATCGCCGAGGCGCGCTGGTGGACACGCGCCGAGTTCGAGGCCGCCGGCCGGTCGGGCGAGCTCGCCGTGCCACGAGGCATCTCGATCTCGTCGTCGCTCATCGAGTCGTGGTTCGGCCGCCCGCTCGACGGCCCCGGCTGGGACTAG
- the aztD gene encoding zinc metallochaperone AztD, which produces MNRRSLHVLLPTLVVLGASACGTDSSTSRSTSSGAGSPAPAASPDTSSDTASEAAAGSGTEAASATPRLAVTYDGGVLVVDATSGEVVVDEPMEGFVRASAAGDGRHVLISGAGGWQALDLGTWSHEHGDHAHHYTGDVPGLTGVAFEAVEPGHVVVHDEITTLFDDGTGTITVFDPADLGEGAPEVTTTAADEAHHGVAVQLADRNLLMTVGDEESRSGVRLVGPSGAVMAETDECPGVHGEAFAEDTAVFGCEDGAVVLDGRSFTKVTSPDGYGRIGNQAGSEVSPILLGDYKTDADAELERPTRIALIDTRDASLELVDLGTSYTFRSLGRGPDGEALVLGTDGALHVIDAESGRTTDTIEVVDRWREPLDWQQPRPALHVVGETAYVTDPRRDQVHVVDLGRAKVTSTLDLPHTPNEIVANAG; this is translated from the coding sequence ATGAATCGTCGAAGCCTCCACGTGCTCCTGCCCACCCTCGTCGTCCTCGGCGCCTCCGCCTGCGGCACCGACTCCTCGACCTCCCGATCGACCAGCAGCGGGGCCGGGTCCCCGGCTCCCGCAGCCTCCCCCGACACGTCCTCCGACACCGCCTCCGAAGCGGCCGCCGGGTCCGGCACCGAGGCCGCGTCGGCCACCCCGCGCCTCGCGGTGACCTACGACGGTGGGGTGCTGGTGGTCGACGCCACCAGCGGCGAGGTCGTCGTCGACGAGCCGATGGAGGGCTTCGTCCGCGCGTCCGCCGCGGGAGACGGCCGCCACGTCCTGATCAGCGGCGCCGGCGGCTGGCAGGCCCTCGACCTCGGCACGTGGAGCCACGAGCACGGCGACCACGCGCACCACTACACCGGTGACGTCCCCGGCCTGACCGGGGTGGCCTTCGAGGCCGTCGAGCCGGGCCACGTCGTCGTGCACGACGAGATCACCACGCTCTTCGACGACGGGACGGGCACGATCACGGTCTTCGACCCGGCCGACCTCGGCGAGGGTGCTCCGGAGGTGACGACCACCGCTGCCGACGAGGCGCACCACGGCGTCGCCGTGCAGCTGGCCGACCGCAACCTGCTGATGACCGTCGGCGACGAGGAGTCGCGCTCCGGGGTCCGCCTGGTCGGACCGTCGGGCGCGGTGATGGCGGAGACCGACGAGTGCCCCGGCGTCCACGGCGAGGCGTTCGCCGAGGACACTGCCGTCTTCGGCTGCGAGGACGGCGCCGTGGTCCTCGACGGGCGGTCGTTCACCAAGGTCACCAGCCCCGACGGCTACGGCCGGATCGGCAACCAGGCCGGCTCCGAGGTGTCGCCGATCCTGCTCGGCGACTACAAGACCGACGCCGACGCCGAGCTGGAGCGGCCCACCCGCATCGCGCTCATCGACACGCGGGACGCCTCGCTGGAGCTCGTCGACCTCGGCACCAGCTACACCTTCCGCTCGCTCGGCCGCGGCCCTGACGGCGAGGCGCTCGTGCTCGGCACCGACGGCGCGCTGCACGTGATCGACGCCGAGTCCGGTCGCACGACGGACACGATCGAGGTCGTCGACCGCTGGCGCGAGCCGCTCGACTGGCAGCAGCCCCGCCCGGCGCTCCACGTCGTGGGCGAGACGGCGTACGTCACCGACCCCCGCCGCGACCAGGTGCACGTGGTCGACCTCGGACGGGCGAAGGTGACCTCGACCCTCGACCTGCCGCACACGCCCAACGAGATCGTCGCCAACGCGGGCTGA
- the deoD gene encoding purine-nucleoside phosphorylase has product MSTHIGAQPGDIAPTVLLPGDPLRARWIAESFLDDARCYSEVRGMYGYTGTWRGQPVSVQGSGMGQPSMSIYVNELFTDYDVQSIIRVGSCGAVTDDVAVRDVIIASGACTDSSMNRITFHGLDYAPVADFGLLRGAVEAAEARDGGSPFHVGLIFSSDSFYASRPELLGEMVKYGVLAVEMEASALYTLAAKHHRRALAICTVSDHIVTGEETTSQEREQTFGEMVEIALTAALG; this is encoded by the coding sequence GTGAGCACGCACATCGGCGCCCAGCCCGGCGACATCGCCCCCACCGTCCTGCTTCCCGGCGACCCGCTCCGCGCGAGGTGGATCGCGGAGAGCTTCCTCGACGACGCCCGCTGCTACAGCGAGGTGCGCGGGATGTACGGCTACACCGGCACGTGGCGCGGCCAGCCGGTCTCCGTCCAGGGGTCCGGCATGGGGCAGCCGTCGATGTCGATCTACGTCAACGAGCTCTTCACCGACTACGACGTGCAGTCGATCATCCGCGTCGGCTCGTGCGGAGCGGTGACCGACGACGTGGCGGTGCGTGACGTCATCATCGCCTCCGGCGCCTGCACCGACTCCTCGATGAACCGGATCACCTTCCACGGCCTCGACTACGCCCCGGTCGCCGACTTCGGCCTGCTCCGCGGGGCGGTCGAGGCCGCCGAGGCCCGCGACGGTGGCTCGCCGTTCCACGTCGGGCTGATCTTCTCCAGCGACTCGTTCTACGCCTCCCGCCCCGAGCTGCTCGGCGAGATGGTGAAGTACGGCGTCCTCGCCGTCGAGATGGAGGCCAGCGCGCTCTACACGCTCGCTGCCAAGCACCACCGCCGTGCCCTCGCGATCTGCACGGTCTCCGACCACATCGTCACCGGCGAGGAGACGACCTCGCAGGAACGCGAGCAGACCTTCGGCGAGATGGTCGAGATCGCCCTGACCGCCGCTCTCGGCTGA
- a CDS encoding ATP-dependent DNA helicase, which translates to MTEQSRPDETFTPVRLDSPEELRDLMKATHTASDEQWAAITAPLRPTVVVAGAGSGKTTLMAQRVVWLVATGRVRPEEVLGLTFTTKAAAELRQRVTKALGDAGLLDRSVVVEGEDVLEPTVATYHAYAANLLTDHGLRIGHEPDTRVVSDASRYQLGARVIERFTGHIELLTDHPATAIQNLLALDGAMSEHLVDADAVRRIDAEARRGFERAIEEEQAGKGRKTYLEPPAKAINAIDRRAELLQLVAGYRQLKADLGLMDFGDQIALAARLVDDQPEVGEIERGRFKVVLLDEYQDTSVAQATMLARLFSGPDDDHGLGHPVMAVGDPNQAIYGWRGASVSNILNFAETFPAADGEPGRLPLTVNRRSDRRILDVANRLAQPLLEAYGDKVARLRAAEIAEQGRVETHVFERAVDELGWLAAEVRRVHESGTGWSDIGVLSRDNAQGEEVYDALTSAGIPVEIVGLSGLVRLPEVAEVVATLTLMHDVTANTSMLTLLTGPRWAIGPRDLRLLALRAAEIAGVRGRKAAASVADQLLQIADGIDASELPALSDAVEAPGEAAYSSEALDRFGLLAAELRRLRSHVGDPLLDVVRRIIDITGVDVELASATSPAAAARRDNLDLFVKAVAEFQSVDGDVTLPALLAYLTAEDDQGNGLDVATPTAADSVKLLTVHRAKGLEWSSVFCVGVGETRFPSNRSRTLWTSSPAVLPAPLRGDRADQPQLVGHDKAALDAYRTATRAHDAEEELRLGYVAYTRAAHHLSVTSYVWGQRSTPFGPSSYQAVVREQLEEWGEPVDDWIEKPAPKSPNPNDDVDPSRPWPVPGPGEEAARRLAAAALVRSVDPTAPDEDLDMVEAALVADWDDDLTQLVAEARAERATAVDLPLPSSLSATSIARLRDDPDGFARELARPMPRPPAPAARFGTAFHAWVEDRFGQQALIEPDELPGRADAGIDDEADLGEVVKRFEDGPFGDRAPHAVEAPFALVLAGQVVRGRIDAVYAEPAGSDADYLVVDWKTSRHETADPLQLALYRLAWSELTGTPLDRVRAAFHYVRSGRTVEPKDLPDRAGLEQLLDL; encoded by the coding sequence GTGACCGAGCAGTCCCGTCCCGACGAGACCTTCACCCCGGTCCGGCTCGACTCCCCGGAGGAGCTGCGGGACCTGATGAAGGCCACGCACACCGCGAGCGACGAGCAGTGGGCCGCCATCACGGCACCACTGCGCCCGACCGTCGTCGTCGCCGGTGCCGGCAGCGGCAAGACCACCCTCATGGCGCAGCGCGTCGTGTGGCTCGTCGCCACCGGCCGGGTCAGGCCGGAGGAGGTGCTCGGGCTCACCTTCACCACCAAGGCCGCGGCCGAGCTGCGCCAGCGCGTCACCAAGGCCCTCGGCGACGCCGGGCTCCTCGACCGCTCGGTCGTCGTCGAGGGCGAGGACGTCCTCGAGCCGACGGTCGCGACCTACCACGCCTACGCCGCCAACCTGCTCACCGACCACGGCCTCCGCATCGGCCACGAGCCCGACACCCGGGTCGTCTCCGACGCCTCCCGCTACCAGCTCGGGGCTCGCGTCATCGAGCGCTTCACCGGGCACATCGAGCTGTTGACCGACCACCCCGCGACCGCGATCCAGAACCTCCTCGCCCTCGACGGCGCGATGAGCGAGCACCTCGTCGACGCCGATGCCGTACGCCGGATCGACGCCGAGGCCCGTCGCGGGTTCGAGCGGGCGATCGAGGAGGAGCAGGCAGGGAAGGGCCGCAAGACCTACCTCGAGCCCCCGGCGAAGGCGATCAACGCCATCGACCGGCGCGCCGAGCTCCTGCAGCTCGTCGCCGGCTACCGCCAGCTCAAGGCCGACCTCGGCCTGATGGACTTCGGCGACCAGATCGCCCTCGCAGCCCGGCTGGTCGATGACCAGCCCGAGGTGGGCGAGATCGAGCGCGGACGCTTCAAGGTCGTCCTCCTCGACGAGTACCAGGACACCTCGGTCGCGCAGGCCACGATGCTCGCCCGGCTCTTCTCCGGGCCCGACGACGACCACGGTCTCGGTCACCCGGTGATGGCGGTCGGCGACCCCAACCAGGCGATCTACGGGTGGCGCGGCGCCTCGGTGTCCAACATCCTCAACTTCGCCGAGACGTTCCCGGCGGCCGACGGTGAGCCCGGCCGGTTGCCGCTGACGGTCAATCGGCGCTCGGACCGGCGCATCCTCGACGTCGCCAACCGGCTCGCCCAGCCGTTGCTCGAGGCCTACGGCGACAAGGTCGCCCGCCTGCGCGCGGCCGAGATCGCCGAGCAGGGCCGGGTGGAGACCCACGTGTTCGAGAGGGCCGTCGACGAGCTGGGGTGGCTGGCCGCAGAGGTGCGTCGGGTCCACGAGTCTGGCACCGGCTGGTCGGACATCGGCGTGCTCAGCCGCGACAACGCCCAGGGCGAGGAGGTCTACGACGCCCTCACCTCGGCCGGGATCCCGGTCGAGATCGTCGGGCTCTCCGGGCTCGTCCGGCTGCCCGAGGTCGCCGAGGTCGTCGCGACGCTGACGTTGATGCACGACGTCACCGCCAACACCTCGATGCTGACCCTGCTCACCGGACCGCGGTGGGCGATCGGCCCGCGCGACCTGCGCCTGCTGGCACTCCGGGCCGCGGAGATCGCCGGCGTCCGCGGTCGCAAGGCGGCTGCGAGCGTCGCCGACCAGCTCCTCCAGATCGCCGACGGCATCGACGCCTCCGAGCTGCCCGCCCTCAGCGACGCGGTCGAGGCCCCGGGCGAGGCGGCGTACTCGTCCGAGGCGCTCGACCGTTTCGGCCTGCTCGCCGCCGAGCTGCGCCGGCTCCGCAGCCACGTCGGCGACCCGCTGCTCGACGTCGTGCGGCGGATCATCGACATCACCGGCGTCGACGTCGAGCTCGCCTCGGCGACGTCACCGGCCGCCGCCGCACGACGCGACAACCTCGACCTCTTCGTGAAGGCGGTCGCGGAGTTCCAGTCGGTCGACGGTGACGTGACCCTGCCGGCGCTGCTGGCCTACCTCACCGCGGAGGACGACCAGGGCAACGGCCTCGACGTCGCCACGCCCACCGCCGCCGACTCCGTGAAGCTGCTGACCGTCCACCGCGCCAAGGGCCTGGAGTGGTCGTCGGTGTTCTGCGTCGGGGTGGGGGAGACCCGGTTCCCCAGCAACCGCTCGCGCACCCTCTGGACCTCCTCGCCCGCGGTCCTGCCGGCCCCGCTGCGCGGCGACCGTGCCGACCAGCCCCAGCTCGTCGGCCACGACAAGGCCGCGCTCGACGCCTACCGCACCGCGACCCGCGCGCACGACGCCGAGGAGGAGCTGCGCCTGGGCTACGTCGCCTACACGCGCGCGGCCCACCACCTCTCCGTCACGTCCTACGTCTGGGGCCAGCGCTCCACCCCGTTCGGCCCGTCGAGCTACCAGGCCGTGGTGCGCGAGCAGCTCGAGGAGTGGGGCGAGCCGGTCGACGACTGGATCGAGAAGCCTGCCCCGAAGTCGCCCAACCCCAACGACGACGTCGACCCGTCCCGGCCGTGGCCGGTGCCGGGCCCGGGGGAGGAGGCCGCACGGCGGCTGGCGGCCGCCGCGCTCGTGCGCTCGGTCGACCCCACCGCTCCCGACGAGGACCTCGACATGGTCGAGGCAGCCCTGGTCGCCGACTGGGACGACGACCTCACCCAGCTCGTCGCCGAGGCGCGCGCCGAGCGGGCCACCGCCGTCGACCTGCCGCTGCCCAGCAGCCTGTCGGCCACCTCGATCGCCCGGCTGCGCGACGACCCCGACGGCTTCGCCCGCGAGCTCGCCCGCCCGATGCCGCGCCCGCCGGCGCCGGCGGCCCGCTTCGGTACGGCGTTCCACGCCTGGGTCGAGGACCGGTTCGGCCAGCAGGCGCTCATCGAGCCCGACGAGCTGCCCGGCCGCGCCGACGCCGGCATCGACGACGAGGCCGACCTCGGCGAGGTCGTCAAGCGCTTCGAGGACGGGCCCTTCGGCGACCGTGCGCCCCACGCGGTCGAGGCGCCCTTCGCGCTGGTCCTCGCCGGTCAGGTCGTGCGTGGACGGATCGACGCGGTCTACGCCGAGCCGGCCGGCTCGGATGCCGACTACCTCGTCGTCGACTGGAAGACCAGCCGCCACGAGACCGCCGACCCGCTCCAGCTCGCCCTCTACCGGCTCGCGTGGTCCGAGCTCACGGGCACGCCCCTCGACCGCGTACGGGCGGCGTTCCACTACGTCCGCTCCGGCCGCACGGTGGAGCCCAAGGACCTCCCCGACCGCGCCGGTCTCGAGCAGCTGCTCGACCTCTGA